A single region of the Polyodon spathula isolate WHYD16114869_AA chromosome 12, ASM1765450v1, whole genome shotgun sequence genome encodes:
- the LOC121324045 gene encoding palmitoyltransferase ZDHHC22-like: MYFKMLKLRLLNSIAPAYFFTATTVTFALQFYFFIPAIFENADARINSSTLLHGAFFLFLILNALGNYVMTIRFPAASVQDAGPLVCSPRCSDHVDAHYLLNGRHFCKLCKKVILRRDHHCFFTGNCIGNRNMRYFIMFCVYTSTTCLYSLVLGVAYLTVEYSISFENPLTFLTLLPLSIGYFFLGAIPGLQFFIVLMLYVWLGIGLTCAGFCCQQILLVARGQTWCQLRKGQVVQTHSPWRSNLSDVFGRQWVLGLFLPVQTVGRLQDHAADQKDC, translated from the exons ATGTATTTCAAGATGCTCAAACTCCGGCTCCTCAACTCCATCGCTCCTGCCTACTTCTTCACAGCCACCACGGTGACCTTTGCCCTGCAGTTTTACTTCTTCATTCCGGCCATCTTCGAGAACGCTGACGCCCGGATCAACTCCTCCACCTTGCTCCACGGCgccttcttcctcttcctcatccTCAATGCTCTGGGCAACTACGTCATGACGATCCGCTTCCCTGCCGCCAGCGTGCAGGACGCCGGGCCGCTGGTCTGCTCTCCGCGCTGCTCCGACCACGTGGACGCCCACTACCTGCTCAACGGCCGCCACTTCTGTAAGCTCTGCAAGAAAGTGATCCTGAGGCGGGACCACCACTGCTTCTTCACTGGCAACTGCATTGGGAACAGGAACATGCGCTACTTCATTATGTTCTGCGTCTACACCTCCACCACTTGCCTTTACTCTTTGGTGCTGGGGGTGGCCTATCTCACTGTGGAGTACTCCATCTCCTTTGAGAACCCTCTCACTTTCCTCACCCTTCTGCCTCTCTCTATTGGCTACTTCTTCCTGG GTGCAATCCCAGGGCTGCAGTTCTTCATTGTCCTCATGCTGTACGTCTGGCTGGGGATCGGTCTGACCTGCGCAGGGTTTTGCTGTCAGCAGATCCTGCTCGTGGCCCGGGGGCAGACCTGGTGCCAGCTGAGGAAGGGGCAGGTGGTTCAGACACACAGCCCCTGGAGGAGCAATCTGAGCGATGTGTTCGGGAGGCAGTGGGTTCTGGGGCTCTTCCTCCCCGTGCAGACCGTGGGGCGGCTGCAGGACCACGCTGCTGATCAAAAAGACTGCTGA